In the Populus trichocarpa isolate Nisqually-1 chromosome 1, P.trichocarpa_v4.1, whole genome shotgun sequence genome, one interval contains:
- the LOC7491446 gene encoding histone-lysine N-methyltransferase ASHR2: MSVGVNTETLVRVEEIQGRGRGLVSTQPLRGGQIVLIDSPILLYSALPLTKQQHSTFLYCDKCFKTIQSASVSCPTCSHQRFCSPTCLSAALASSHTPWVCQSLSRLRDCQDFLQHHSVERQIQAQFLVAAYNLAFVSPSDFQILLSLQGRAEDEDPAIVQSLHSVISSLCPPPPIEGFSFSLELIAALVAKDRFNAFGLMEPLNLNEENGGQRSVRAYGIYPKASLFNHDCLPNACRFDYVDTNNSGNTDIVVRMIHDVPQGREICLSYFPVNSNYSTRRKRLLEDYGFTCDCDRCKVEATWSDDEGDGDDNDNEVMEEDVDEPMEAESDGEEIGNDNSTDFPHAYFFLRYMCNRNNCWGTLAPFPPSDAKPSNLLECNACGDIKNDEVC; this comes from the coding sequence ATGTCTGTTGGTGTAAACACAGAAACCCTAGTGAGAGTTGAGGAGATacaaggaagaggaagagggcTTGTATCCACTCAGCCCTTAAGAGGTGGCCAAATCGTCCTCATAGATTCTCCAATCCTCCTCTATTCTGCACTCCCTTTAACCAAACAGCAACACTCAACCTTCCTTTACTGTGACAAATGCTTCAAAACTATACAATCAGCATCAGTATCTTGTCCCACCTGCTCTCACCAGCGTTTCTGTAGCCCCACTTGCCTTTCCGCTGCTCTGGCATCTTCTCACACTCCTTGGGTCTGCCAATCTCTTAGCCGCCTCCGCGACTGCCAAGATTTTCTACAGCATCATTCTGTGGAACGACAAATCCAAGCTCAATTCCTCGTTGCTGCTTACAATCTTGCATTCGTTTCACCTTCGGATTTTCAAATTTTGCTGTCGCTGCAAGGCCGCGCTGAAGATGAAGATCCAGCTATTGTCCAGTCTCTGCATTCTGTAATCTCATCTCTTTGTCCTCCTCCACCAATTGAGGGGTTCTCTTTTAGCTTGGAACTTATTGCGGCTTTGGTTGCGAAAGACAGATTTAATGCTTTCGGATTAATGGAGCCTTTGAATCTTAATGAAGAGAATGGTGGGCAAAGATCGGTGAGGGCTTACGGTATTTATCCTAAGGCATCTCTTTTTAATCACGATTGCCTTCCAAATGCTTGTAGGTTTGATTATGTTGATACGAATAATAGTGGGAACACTGATATTGTTGTTAGAATGATTCATGATGTTCCGCAAGGAAGGGAGATTTGTTTGAGTTATTTTCCTGTAAACAGTAATTACTCCACTAGACGGAAAAGATTGCTTGAGGACTATGGATTTACCTGTGACTGTGATCGTTGTAAGGTCGAAGCTACTTGGTCTGATGACGAGGGTGAtggtgatgataatgataatgaggtGATGGAGGAGGATGTCGATGAGCCAATGGAGGCCGAATCTGATGGTGAAGAAATCGGCAATGATAATAGCACTGACTTTCCTCATGCCTATTTCTTTTTGAGATACATGTGTAATCGAAATAATTGCTGGGGTACACTGGCTCCTTTTCCTCCTTCTGATGCTAAGCCATCAAATTTATTGGAGTGCAATGCCTGTGGTGATATCAAGAATGATGAGGTTTGTTGA
- the LOC18094483 gene encoding NADH dehydrogenase [ubiquinone] 1 alpha subcomplex subunit 2 isoform X1 gives MAWRGQLSKNLKELRILLCQSSPSSSSTRTFIEKNYKDLKTLNPKLPILIRECNGIEPQLWARYDFGVERGVRLEGLSEAQISKALEELGKVGASLKG, from the exons ATGGCATGGAGAGGCCAACTTTCTAAGAATCTGAAAGAGCTTCGGATTCTTCTTTGTCAATCTTCTCCTTCAAGTTCATCTACTAG AACATTTATAGAGAAGAATTACAAGGATCTGAAGACCCTTAACCCAAAACTTCCAATTCTGATCCGTGAATGCAATGGAATCGAGCCTCAGTTATGGGCAAGATATG ATTTTGGTGTTGAGCGGGGCGTTCGGTTGGAGGGTTTAAGTGAGGCGCAGATCTCGAAGGCCCTAGAAGAGCTTGGGAAAGTGGGTGCATCACTTAAAGGTTGA
- the LOC18094483 gene encoding NADH dehydrogenase [ubiquinone] 1 alpha subcomplex subunit 2 isoform X2, which yields MAWRGQLSKNLKELRILLCQSSPSSSSTRTFIEKNYKDLKTLNPKLPILIRECNGIEPQLWARYGKENEGDPQEEGSKGYSESKMGTTG from the exons ATGGCATGGAGAGGCCAACTTTCTAAGAATCTGAAAGAGCTTCGGATTCTTCTTTGTCAATCTTCTCCTTCAAGTTCATCTACTAG AACATTTATAGAGAAGAATTACAAGGATCTGAAGACCCTTAACCCAAAACTTCCAATTCTGATCCGTGAATGCAATGGAATCGAGCCTCAGTTATGGGCAAGATATG GAAAAGAGAACGAGGGAGATCCACAAGAAGAAGGCTCCAAAGGCTACTCAGAGAGCAAAATGGGGACAACGGGATGA
- the LOC7491448 gene encoding eukaryotic peptide chain release factor subunit 1-3, protein MSDGHETDKNIEIWKIKKLIKALEAARGNGTSMISLIMPPRDQVSRVTKMLGDEFGTASNIKSRVNRQSVLGAITSAQQRLKLYNKVPPNGLVLYTGTIVTEDGKEKKVTIDFEPFRPINASLYLCDNKFHTEALNELLESDDKFGFIVMDGNGTLFGTLSGNTREVLHKFTVDLPKKHGRGGQSALRFARLRMEKRHNYVRKTAELATQFYINPATSQPNVSGLILAGSADFKTELSQSDMFDPRLQAKILNVVDVSYGGENGFNQAIELSAEILSNVKFIQEKRLIGKYFEEISQDTGKYVFGVDDTLKALEMGAVETLIVWESLDINRYQLKNSATGEVTIKHWNKEQESNQGNFRDSVTNAELEVQDKTPLLEWFANEYKRFGCSLEFVTNKSQEGSQFCRGFGGIGGILRYQLDMRSFDELSDEEVYDDSE, encoded by the coding sequence ATGTCAGACGGTCATGAGACTGATAAGAACATTGAGATTTGGAAGATTAAGAAGCTTATCAAAGCACTGGAAGCTGCCCGAGGTAATGGCACAAGCATGATTTCCCTTATCATGCCTCCTCGTGATCAGGTTTCTCGTGTCACTAAGATGCTTGGAGATGAGTTTGGAACTGCTTCAAACATTAAGAGCAGGGTCAATCGTCAATCTGTTCTGGGTGCCATTACATCTGCTCAGCAAAGGCTCAAACTTTACAACAAGGTTCCTCCCAATGGGCTTGTGCTTTACACCGGAACAATTGTAACCGAAGAtgggaaggaaaagaaagtaACTATTGACTTTGAGCCTTTCAGGCCCATAAATGCATCTCTTTACCTCTGTGACAACAAATTTCACACAGAAGCTCTGAATGAACTCTTGGAATCTGATGACAAGTTCGGCTTTATTGTCATGGACGGGAATGGAACTCTTTTTGGGACACTGAGTGGCAACACCAGAGAAGTGCTGCATAAGTTTACCGTTGACCTTCCTAAGAAGCATGGGAGAGGAGGACAGTCTGCTCTTCGATTTGCTCGACTTCGAATGGAGAAGCGCCACAACTATGTGAGAAAGACAGCAGAACTTGCCACCCAGTTCTATATCAATCCTGCCACCAGCCAGCCTAATGTTTCGGGATTGATACTTGCTGGATCAGCTGACTTCAAGACTGAGCTGAGTCAATCAGATATGTTTGATCCTCGACTTCAGGCAAAAATTCTGAATGTTGTTGATGTTTCCTATGGAGGAGAGAATGGTTTTAATCAGGCAATCGAGCTGTCAGCGGAAATTCTTTCCAATGTGAAATTTATACAGGAGAAGCGCTTGATAGGAAAGTACTTTGAAGAGATAAGTCAGGATACTGGgaaatatgtttttggtgtAGATGACACACTGAAAGCTTTGGAAATGGGTGCTGTTGAAACTTTAATTGTTTGGGAAAGTTTGGATATTAATAGGTACCAGTTGAAAAACTCTGCCACTGGTGAAGTTACCATAAAACATTGGAATAAGGAGCAGGAATCCAACCAGGGCAACTTTAGGGATTCAGTAACCAATGCTGAATTAGAAGTTCAGGATAAGACTCCACTGCTGGAGTGGTTTGCTAACGAGTACAAGCGGTTTGGTTGCTCTCTAGAGTTTGTTACTAACAAATCACAAGAAGGATCCCAGTTTTGTAGAGGGTTTGGCGGGATTGGTGGGATCCTCCGTTACCAGCTTGATATGAGATCATTTGATGAGCTTTCAGATGAAGAAGTTTATGATGATTCTGAATAG
- the LOC7477768 gene encoding U2 small nuclear ribonucleoprotein A', which produces MVRLTADLVWKSPHFFNAIKERELDLRGNKIPVIENLGATEDQFDTIDLSDNEIVKLENMPYLNRLGTLIINNNRITRINPNIGEYLPKLHTLVLINNRLVNLAEIDPLASLPKLHFLSLLDNNITKKPNYRLYVIHKLKSLRVLDFKKVKGKERAEAEHLFASKEVEEEARRESVKTFTPGEVPNVLEGAEEQQAPKVVAPTPDQIIAIKAAIVNSQTLEEVARLEKALNSGQLPADLKILDGTGSNSVKEQDDKMATDNQNEAEPNNLEEQKDNEATPMEQE; this is translated from the exons ATGGTGAGACTGACAGCCGACTTGGTTTGGAAAAGCCCTCATTTCTTCAATGCCATCAAGGAGCGCGAATTAGATCTTCGAG GTAACAAGATTCCTGTAATCGAAAACCTGGGTGCTACTGAG GACCAATTTGATACCATCGATTTGTCTGACAACGAGATTGTCAAGCTTGAAAACATGCCCTATCTTAATCGGCTGGGCACTTTGATAATCAACAACAACAGAATTACCCGTATCAATCCTAACATTGGAG AGTACTTGCCAAAACTTCACACGTTAGTTCTTATAAACAATAGGCTTGTCAATTTGGCAGAGATCGATCCTCTTGCTTCTCTTCCAAAGCTGCATTTCCTTAGTCTTTTGGATAATAACATCACCAAAAAGCCAAATTATAGGCTCTATGTGATTCACAAACTAAAATCACTCCGGGTTCTTGATTTTAAGAAAGTCAAAGGCAAG GAGAGAGCGGAAGCAGAACATTTGTTTGCATCCAAAGAGGTTGAAGAAGAGGCTAGAAGGGAATCTGTCAAGACATTCACTCCAGGTGAGGTTCCAAATGTTTTAGAAGGTGCCGAGGAACAACAGGCTCCTAAAGTGGTTGCCCCCACACCAGATCAGATTATAGCAATCAAG GCTGCCATTGTCAATTCCCAGACTCTTGAAGAAGTTGCAAGACTTGAGAAG GCATTGAACTCAGGTCAACTTCCTGCAGATCTTAAAATTTTGGATGGTACTGGGTCAAATAGTGTCAAAGAACAAGATGACAAAATGGCTACTGATAATCAAAATGAGGCCGAACCAAACAATTTGGAGGAACAGAAGGATAATGAAGCCACGCCTATGGAACAG GAATAA
- the LOC7491449 gene encoding hsp70 nucleotide exchange factor FES1: MERVAIRFLVATAVILAAAAVISGELVDETSATAGLLWSTGKDEPDLLSKAEPENSDDSSAAAVVNDHDDLDGGFSSLEGMLHWAIGHSDPTKLKENAEDVQRLSASELQKRQIELKELMEKMKMPSDAELMHMAIDDLNNSSSSLEDRQRALQELLILVEPLDNANDLNKLGGLAIVIQELDHPDHDIRRLSAWVLGKACQNNAAVQKQILELGALSKLIKMVKSSSIEEAIKALYAVSTLIQNHLAGQEFFYAEDGDAMLQEILSNSSNDIRLLRKAVSVVADLAEYQLENIIRAESPCFRNRFFLKSVVDLTASTDLDLQEKALVAVKNLLQLKTTDALVLKDLCNLDGSLERMRRQLLDLMAEEDHRDYAVDLETLRGEVEQIFHEKLGKVMKVPT, translated from the exons ATGGAGCGTGTCGCAATAAGGTTTCTGGTGGCGACGGCAGTGATTTTAGCTGCTGCGGCGGTGATCAGTGGCGAGCTAGTTGATGAAACTTCTGCTACAGCTGGATTATTATGGTCGACGGGAAAAGACGAGCCTGATCTCTTGAGCAAGGCTGAGCCGGAAAACAGCGACGATTCATCCGCCGCTGCGGTTGTTAATGACCATGATGACCTTGACGGCGGGTTTTCTTCTCTCGAGGGGATGTTGCATTGGGCCATTG GGCATTCTGATCCAacgaaattaaaagaaaacgcGGAAGATGTCCAGCGCCTGTCTGCTAGTGAGTTACAGAAGCGTCAAATAGAACTTAAG GAGTTGATGGAGAAGATGAAAATGCCATCTGATGCAGAGTTGATGCATATGGCAATAGATGATTTAAAcaattcttcttcatctttggaGGATCGCCAACGTGCGTTGCAGGAGCTTCTCATACTTGTTGAGCCACTTGACAATGCAAATG ATTTGAACAAACTTGGTGGACTTGCCATAGTAATCCAAGAACTTGATCACCCTGACCATGACATAAGAAGACTTTCTGCTTGGGTTCTCGGAAAAGCTTGTCAGAATAACGCAGCTGTTCAAAAACAG ATTTTGGAACTTGGGGCACTGTCGAAGCTGATAAAGATGGTAAAATCTAGTTCCATAGAAGAAGCCATTAAGGCACTATATGCTGTTTCAACATTGATCCAAAACCATTTAGCTGGCCaggaatttttttatgcagAAGATGGGGATGCAATGCTTCAG GAAATACTGAGCAACTCAAGCAATGATATCAGACTCCTCAGGAAAGCTGTTTCTGTAGTTGCTGATCTAGCTGAATACcagttagaaaatataataagagCTGAGTCTCCATGCTTCAGAAATCGCTTCTTCCTGAAGTCTGTAGTTGATCTAACAGCATCAACAGATCTTGATCTCCAGGAAAAG GCCCTTGTTGCAGTCAAGAATCTGCTGCAACTTAAAACAACCGATGCTTTGGTTTTGAAGGATTTGTGTAATTTGGATGGTTCCTTGGAGAGGATGAGGCGGCAGCTGCTAGATTTAATGGCAGAGGAAGATCATCGGGACTATGCAGTGGATTTGGAAACCCTCAGAGGAGAAGTCGAGCAGATTTTCCATGAAAAGCTAGGAAAG GTGATGAAGGTTCCAACATGA
- the LOC7477769 gene encoding DNA repair RAD52-like protein 2, chloroplastic, protein MSVHNHSAVFLTRPPPPAALLSPPCRLNMIYIRNNCFTSSDCKLIMHATIASSNGSSSGGTTAGGGRDGRVKKKGVPDSNYVVPLDKSLASAYTSCITRPLSEILRDLNKRIPDNIIKPPNSSSTLIPWHHANRMLSFYAPGWSGEIRDVIFAENGSVTVIFRVTILGSDGEAHRESSGTVSSSDGDIEDPVAAAEEIAFCRACARFGLGLYLYHEE, encoded by the exons atgTCAGTGCACAACCACTCCGCCGTCTTCCTTACAAGACCGCCGCCACCAGCGGCGCTTTTATCTCCACCGTGTAGATTAAACATGATTTATATTCGTAATAATTGCTTTACGAGTAGTGATTGTAAATTGATCATGCATGCTACAATAGCTAGCAGCAATGGGAGCAGCAGTGGTGGAACCACTGCTGGCGGAGGAAGAGACGGTAGAGTGAAGAAAAAAGGAGTGCCGGATTCGAATTATGTGGTGCCGCTTGATAAATCTTTGGCCTCTGCTTATACTTCTTGTATTACCCGGCCTCTCTCGGAGATCTTGCGTGATCTCAATAAGAGGATTCCTGATAATATCATTAAGCCTCCTAATTCTTCTTCTACCTTGATCCCCtg GCACCACGCGAACCGAATGCTCAGCTTCTATGCTCCtg GATGGAGTGGAGAAATACGTGATGTTATATTTGCGGAAAATGGAAGTGTGACTGTGATATTCCGTGTCACCATTCTAGGATCTGATGGAGAG GCTCATCGTGAATCATCCGGGACAGTATCATCCAGTGATGGTGACATTGAAGATCCAGTCGCTGCAGCAGAGGAAATAGCTTTCTGCAGAGCATGTGCCCGGTTTGGTCTTGGATTGTATCTGTATCATGAAGAATAG
- the LOC7477770 gene encoding uncharacterized protein LOC7477770: MESCCVWGGHRHLIQSHHRFIGFSHHHHTQRVHLLAANGPRKCNNRSSRICCAYEDPIKKPPQASPSPSSSSSSAIQLYNQIERLLTETARQSQDSWGGSNDWSEVEGAWILKPKGSRPKSIVHFIGGVFVGAAPQLTYRLFLERLAEKGILVIATPYASGFDYFFTADEVQFKFDRCFRSLQETVQDIPTFGIGHSLGSVIHLLIGSRYAVQRSGNIFMAFNNKEASAAIPLFSPVLVPMAQSLGPFLSQIASSPTVRLGAEMTMKQLESLSPPIMKQVLPLVEQLPPLYMDLVNGREDFSPKPEETRRLIKSYYGVSRNLLIKFKDDVIDETPTLAQVLGSEAAISSMLDMSIRLLPGDHGLPLQQAFPDVPPAMADAVNQGSELFANLTVGTPWENVAKEVGSTLGVDSRILRAQASKDVDNLVDVIISWMASNSGPRLLRQ, translated from the exons ATGGAGAGTTGCTGCGTTTGGGGTGGTCATCGACATCTGATTCAATCCCACCATCGCTTTATCGGCTTCTCTCATCACCATCACACTCAACGTGTTCATTTGCTGGCTGCAAATGGTCCCCGTAAATGTAATAACAGAAGCAGCAGAATTTGCTGCGCATATGAAGACCCCATCAAGAAACCACCACAAGCGTCACCAtctccctcctcctcctcttcttcggCAATTCAACTTTATAATCAGATTGAAAG ATTACTTACGGAGACTGCAAGACAATCACAAGACTCTTGGGGTGGTTCTAACGACTGGTCTGAAGTTGAG GGAGCATGGATTCTTAAACCAAAAGGCTCAAGGCCCAAGTCAATTGTTCATTTCATTGGTGGTGTATTCGTTGGAGCAGCCCCCCAGCTTACGTACCGTTTATTTCTTGAACGCCTGGCAGAAAA GGGTATTTTGGTGATTGCCACACCATATGCTAGTGGATTCGATTATTTCTTCACGGCTGATGAAGTGCAGTTCAAATTTGATAGGTGTTTTCGGTCTCTACAAGAAACT GTACAAGATATTCCTACTTTTGGCATAGGTCACTCTTTGGGAAGTGTCATCCACCTTTTGATTG GATCACGATATGCTGTGCAAAGAAGCGGGAATATATTCATGGCATTCAATAACAAG GAAGCAAGCGCAGCTATCCCTCTGTTCTCACCTGTTCTTGTCCCAATGGCCCAAAGCCTTGGACCATTTCTATCACAAATCGCTTCATCACCAACAGTCCGTCTTGGG GCAGAGATGACAATGAAGCAACTAGAGAGCCTTAGCCCTCCCATTATGAAGCAAGTTCTTCCTTTGGTTGAGCAACTTCCTCCCTTATACATGGACTTGGTTAATGGAAGAGAAGATTTCAGTCCCAAACCTGAAGAAACTCGCCGCCTT atAAAATCATATTACGGTGTTTCTAGAAATCTTCTGATAAAGTTCAAGGACGATGTAATTGATGAAACTCCAACATTAGCTCAGGTGCTTGGTTCTGAAGCAGCCATTAGTTCAATGCTAGACATGTCAATTCGCTTGTTGCCAGGAGATCATGGGCTTCCATTGCAACAG GCGTTCCCAGATGTCCCACCTGCAATGGCAGATGCAGTAAACCAAGGAAGTGAGCTTTTTGCAAATCTCACCGTGGGAACCCCATGGGAGAATGTTGCCAAAGAAGTAGGCAGCACACTGGGCGTGGACTCGAGGATCCTCCGTGCACAAGCATCCAAGGACGTAGATAACCTTGTGGATGTGATAATATCCTGGATGGCATCAAATTCAGGCCCGAGACTCTTGAGGCAATGA